Proteins encoded within one genomic window of Bradyrhizobium sp. 186:
- a CDS encoding MBL fold metallo-hydrolase, which translates to MKQLRIGDITIDAVIEREGPWRRPQDFFPAYDESVFKRHLPTMEPEVFDASRGMMVITYQTFVVRTPRYTILVDTCTGEDKGHPPPFDFSGKERWRNELYALGIGFEQIDYVFCTHLHIDHTGWNTTLRDGRWVPTFPNAKYVFHKGEYAAWEAEHAKGNNPPGTVFRDNCLPIVEAGQALLVDDDYALDDTVTLTPTPGHSPCHCCVNIFSKGQRAVVAGDLMHHQIQCREPDWSAKPDWDPKQSAVSRRKFFASVADTDTLILPIHFPTPTVGLIKPLGGAFDYRFQRD; encoded by the coding sequence ATGAAACAGCTCAGGATTGGCGATATCACCATTGATGCGGTGATCGAGCGGGAAGGGCCCTGGCGGCGGCCGCAGGATTTCTTCCCGGCCTATGACGAGAGCGTGTTCAAGCGCCATCTGCCCACGATGGAGCCTGAGGTTTTCGACGCCTCCCGCGGCATGATGGTCATCACCTACCAGACGTTTGTGGTGCGCACGCCGCGCTACACCATCCTGGTCGACACCTGCACCGGCGAGGACAAGGGTCATCCACCGCCGTTCGACTTTTCCGGCAAGGAGCGTTGGCGCAACGAGCTGTACGCGCTCGGGATCGGCTTCGAGCAGATCGACTACGTCTTCTGCACCCATCTGCACATCGATCATACCGGCTGGAACACGACGTTGCGCGACGGGCGTTGGGTGCCGACCTTCCCCAATGCCAAATATGTTTTTCACAAGGGGGAGTACGCGGCCTGGGAGGCCGAGCACGCCAAGGGCAACAACCCGCCCGGCACCGTCTTTCGCGACAATTGCCTGCCGATCGTCGAGGCCGGACAGGCGCTCTTGGTGGATGACGATTACGCGCTCGACGATACCGTCACGCTGACGCCGACGCCCGGGCATTCGCCCTGCCATTGCTGCGTGAACATCTTTTCGAAGGGCCAGCGCGCGGTGGTCGCCGGCGACCTGATGCACCACCAGATCCAGTGCCGCGAGCCGGACTGGTCGGCGAAACCGGATTGGGATCCGAAGCAGTCGGCGGTCTCGCGGCGAAAATTCTTCGCCTCAGTCGCTGACACCGACACGCTGATCCTGCCGATCCATTTTCCGACGCCGACGGTGGGATTGATCAAGCCGCTCGGCGGCGCGTTCGACTACCGCTTCCAGCGGGATTGA
- a CDS encoding alpha/beta hydrolase, which yields MAAPLDPVIAQIIPLLPMRDPTVMTPQSARESLRALAASRAAIPPPPVDIVQDIKVKGGAGPLDARIYRIGTGPAPTVVFFHGGGWVAGDLETHDRQARWLAIETGAVVVSVDYRRPPETRFPGAFEDAFAAASDVFNRVAEFGGDAKRLGIAGDSAGGNLAAATAIACRDTGIKLAAQLLVYPVTDVLGSYADARENARYPSRAENAEGYFLSRAVMEWFTGHYLADPAHATDWRVSPLRAVSLAGVAPAIVTTAWFDPLRDEGAAYARALEAAGVRVKHHEGASLIHGYFGLGEASDVARAEAQRARADFKALLARGV from the coding sequence ATGGCTGCACCGCTCGATCCCGTCATCGCCCAGATCATCCCGCTGCTGCCAATGCGCGATCCCACGGTCATGACGCCACAGAGTGCCCGCGAATCCTTGCGCGCACTCGCTGCCTCACGCGCCGCCATACCGCCGCCGCCCGTCGATATTGTGCAGGACATCAAGGTCAAAGGCGGCGCCGGCCCGCTCGATGCGCGGATCTACAGGATCGGCACCGGTCCGGCGCCGACCGTGGTGTTCTTCCATGGCGGCGGCTGGGTCGCGGGCGATCTCGAGACCCACGACCGGCAGGCACGATGGCTTGCCATCGAGACCGGCGCAGTGGTGGTGTCCGTCGACTATCGGCGACCGCCGGAGACGCGCTTTCCCGGCGCGTTCGAGGACGCTTTTGCAGCAGCGAGCGACGTCTTCAACCGCGTCGCGGAATTTGGCGGCGATGCAAAGCGGCTCGGCATTGCCGGTGACAGCGCCGGCGGCAATCTCGCGGCGGCAACCGCGATCGCCTGCCGCGACACGGGCATCAAGCTCGCCGCACAATTGCTGGTCTATCCCGTGACCGACGTATTGGGCAGCTACGCGGATGCGCGCGAGAATGCGCGCTATCCCTCACGCGCGGAGAACGCGGAGGGCTATTTCCTGTCGCGCGCGGTGATGGAATGGTTCACCGGCCACTATCTCGCGGATCCCGCCCACGCCACCGACTGGCGGGTTTCGCCGCTGCGCGCGGTATCGCTCGCCGGCGTCGCGCCCGCGATCGTGACGACAGCCTGGTTCGATCCGCTGCGCGACGAAGGCGCCGCCTACGCGCGAGCGCTGGAGGCGGCTGGCGTGCGGGTCAAGCACCACGAAGGCGCCAGCCTGATCCACGGCTATTTCGGCCTCGGCGAGGCCTCGGACGTCGCCAGGGCCGAGGCACAGCGCGCGCGAGCCGACTTCAAGGCGCTGCTCGCACGAGGGGTCTGA
- a CDS encoding nitroreductase: protein MDFETLVQSRRSVRGFKHEPVPRTVIEAIIDSAKRAPSSMNTQPWHVHVLTGAPLEEVRRRNMEEMVAGAKVKRDIISHGEYQGVHRTRQVDVAKKLFGAMGIARDDKPMRQDWVLRGFRQFDAPVSLVLSYDRVLDPGAVCHFDLGALCYGIVLAAWDRGLGSVINGQGIMRSDIVREVAKIPEDEAIMTCVAMGYPDETFAANAVRSDREDNEGFVRFVGFAD, encoded by the coding sequence GTGGATTTCGAAACGCTGGTCCAGTCACGCCGCAGCGTGCGTGGTTTCAAGCACGAGCCGGTGCCGCGAACGGTGATCGAGGCGATCATCGACAGTGCCAAGCGCGCGCCGTCGTCGATGAACACCCAGCCCTGGCATGTCCACGTGCTCACGGGCGCGCCGCTGGAAGAGGTGCGCCGCCGCAACATGGAGGAGATGGTTGCCGGCGCCAAGGTCAAGCGCGACATCATCAGCCATGGCGAGTACCAGGGCGTTCACCGCACCCGGCAGGTCGACGTTGCCAAGAAACTGTTCGGGGCGATGGGGATCGCACGCGACGACAAGCCGATGCGGCAGGATTGGGTGCTGCGCGGCTTCCGCCAGTTCGACGCGCCGGTCTCGCTCGTGCTCAGCTATGACCGCGTGCTCGACCCCGGCGCGGTCTGCCATTTCGATCTCGGCGCGCTCTGCTACGGCATCGTGCTCGCGGCCTGGGATCGCGGACTAGGCAGCGTGATCAACGGGCAGGGCATCATGCGATCCGACATCGTGCGCGAGGTCGCGAAGATCCCGGAAGACGAAGCCATCATGACCTGCGTTGCGATGGGCTATCCCGACGAGACATTTGCCGCAAATGCCGTTCGCTCGGATCGTGAGGACAACGAGGGGTTCGTGCGGTTCGTCGGATTCGCTGACTGA
- a CDS encoding HD domain-containing phosphohydrolase, which translates to MQNARTISRPVKGDGSIRETEAPRPFVHVLADSSDKLSGVCSILEQQFTVAGERLDVEAKLSQVPFAIVIRAELRDVGNVAAIKKRAAKLAKATKRIFLVEHSSHVSISQAYALGATLVLPGTINKIKLLAALADPASAASSDTPQPGNAVETAATAIASMFTAVTLDEPLDVDGTKEAGRKVADRITEHGLSEWLTTVRRHHEGTYQHCLLVTGVAIDFGLSLGVGRTDLERLYSAAMFHDIGKAQIPLAILDKPGRLDADERAMIETHPAAGYEFLKDHENISPEILDAVRHHHEYLDGSGYPDALSGESINDVVRILTISDIFAALIEHRPYKPTMPRTEAYNILRGMTGKLEKALVISFKQVALTR; encoded by the coding sequence GTGCAGAATGCGCGAACCATATCCCGCCCGGTCAAAGGCGACGGCAGCATCCGAGAGACGGAAGCGCCACGCCCGTTCGTGCATGTGCTGGCCGATTCCTCCGACAAATTGTCGGGCGTCTGCTCGATCCTCGAACAACAGTTTACCGTCGCGGGCGAACGGCTCGATGTGGAAGCCAAGCTGTCGCAAGTGCCATTCGCCATCGTCATCCGCGCGGAACTGCGTGACGTCGGCAACGTCGCGGCGATCAAGAAGCGGGCCGCCAAGCTGGCGAAAGCCACGAAGCGCATCTTCCTCGTCGAGCACTCATCTCACGTGAGTATCTCGCAGGCCTACGCGCTCGGCGCCACGCTCGTGCTTCCCGGGACGATCAACAAGATCAAGCTGCTGGCAGCGCTGGCTGACCCGGCCTCCGCTGCCTCAAGTGACACACCGCAACCGGGTAATGCCGTCGAAACCGCGGCGACCGCCATCGCCTCGATGTTCACCGCCGTCACGCTCGACGAGCCCCTCGACGTCGACGGCACGAAAGAAGCCGGCCGCAAGGTCGCCGATCGTATCACCGAGCACGGCCTGTCCGAATGGCTCACCACGGTGCGGCGTCACCACGAGGGAACCTACCAGCATTGCCTGCTCGTGACCGGCGTGGCGATCGACTTCGGACTAAGCCTCGGCGTCGGGCGAACCGATCTCGAGCGGCTGTACTCAGCCGCCATGTTCCACGACATCGGCAAGGCGCAGATCCCGCTTGCGATCCTGGACAAGCCCGGCCGCCTCGACGCCGACGAACGCGCCATGATCGAGACGCATCCGGCGGCGGGTTATGAGTTTCTGAAGGATCACGAAAACATCTCGCCCGAGATTCTCGACGCCGTGCGGCATCACCACGAATATCTCGACGGGAGCGGATATCCGGACGCGCTCAGCGGCGAGAGCATCAACGACGTCGTGCGCATTCTCACGATCTCGGACATCTTCGCCGCACTGATCGAGCACCGGCCCTACAAGCCGACGATGCCGCGCACGGAGGCCTACAACATTCTCCGCGGGATGACCGGAAAGCTGGAGAAGGCGCTCGTGATCTCGTTCAAGCAGGTCGCGCTCACGCGGTGA
- a CDS encoding PilZ domain-containing protein: MKFDGRKALRVRMDHKQAVKLMGSDGTWRRSCVLLDVSQSGAKLEVEGTLDVLQAKEFFMLLSSTGLAFRRCELVWIDGTMAGVHFITADSKKKPPSARAAAAQNSTQRK; this comes from the coding sequence ATGAAGTTCGACGGTCGCAAGGCGCTTCGCGTGCGAATGGACCACAAGCAAGCTGTAAAACTGATGGGCTCGGACGGCACCTGGCGACGCAGTTGCGTTCTGCTCGACGTGTCGCAGAGCGGCGCCAAGCTCGAGGTCGAGGGCACGCTCGACGTGCTCCAGGCCAAGGAATTCTTCATGCTGCTGTCGTCGACGGGGCTCGCCTTCCGGCGCTGCGAACTGGTCTGGATCGACGGCACCATGGCCGGCGTGCACTTCATCACTGCAGACAGCAAGAAGAAACCGCCGAGCGCCCGGGCAGCCGCCGCGCAGAACTCCACCCAGAGAAAATAG
- a CDS encoding DUF2336 domain-containing protein, with protein sequence MMANSPADILVELEEAVAASPPERCARILCGIVHLLATSRDRPQEMLVNVVDGVLLRLTERVTPSALVQLSKALAEFDVAPQDTLRHLASHDDPEVACPVLLKSRALSATDLKAVAASCGERHQLAISARDTIEPVVTEALIERGTAALCLALIKNTGTGFSDAAYAALIARAEQDGEITKALALRPGTPDLVVRKLLSISPTPKTPAKPNVSSVPPRQTAAPNPAPAPVSPKRPCSTDYASARPEIIALNRVGKLNDSTVNRFAIRGETANLFTALSVLSAAPIEIVEHVMTDGNCEGLVMACRASRLNWQTTLAILSNRSGARLSFAERKRAQQIFETLLLSTSQWTVRWGEIAASANTSDQGNRGTKMGVNR encoded by the coding sequence ATGATGGCAAATTCGCCTGCTGATATTCTTGTTGAATTGGAAGAAGCGGTCGCAGCGAGCCCGCCGGAGCGCTGCGCGCGTATCCTCTGCGGCATTGTGCACCTGCTCGCTACCAGCCGCGACAGGCCTCAGGAAATGCTCGTCAACGTCGTCGACGGCGTCCTGCTGCGCCTGACGGAGCGGGTCACTCCCAGCGCGCTGGTTCAGCTCAGCAAGGCACTTGCCGAATTCGATGTTGCGCCGCAGGACACATTGCGGCACCTGGCTTCGCACGACGATCCGGAGGTAGCCTGCCCGGTCCTGCTCAAATCGCGGGCATTGTCCGCGACCGATCTCAAGGCGGTCGCGGCGTCGTGCGGCGAACGACATCAACTCGCGATCTCCGCCCGCGACACGATCGAGCCGGTCGTGACCGAGGCGCTGATCGAGCGCGGCACCGCTGCGCTCTGCCTCGCGCTGATCAAGAATACGGGGACCGGGTTCTCCGACGCGGCCTATGCCGCGCTGATCGCCAGGGCCGAACAGGATGGCGAGATCACGAAGGCTCTGGCCCTCCGGCCGGGCACGCCTGACCTGGTCGTGCGGAAGTTGCTCTCCATCTCACCCACCCCAAAAACGCCGGCCAAGCCCAACGTCTCCTCCGTGCCACCCAGGCAAACCGCGGCTCCGAATCCGGCGCCCGCGCCGGTTTCGCCCAAGCGGCCTTGTTCGACCGACTATGCGAGCGCAAGGCCAGAGATCATCGCGCTCAATCGTGTGGGCAAGCTCAACGACTCGACGGTGAACCGCTTCGCGATCCGCGGCGAGACCGCCAACCTGTTCACCGCACTCTCGGTGCTTTCGGCCGCCCCGATCGAGATCGTCGAGCACGTGATGACCGATGGCAACTGCGAGGGCCTGGTCATGGCCTGCCGCGCTTCGCGCCTGAACTGGCAGACCACGCTCGCGATCCTCAGCAATCGAAGCGGCGCTCGCCTCTCCTTCGCGGAGCGCAAGCGGGCGCAGCAAATCTTCGAAACGCTTCTCTTGTCGACCAGCCAGTGGACGGTGCGCTGGGGGGAAATAGCAGCAAGTGCCAACACAAGCGATCAGGGAAATCGCGGCACAAAAATGGGGGTTAACCGATGA
- a CDS encoding AraC family transcriptional regulator codes for MTSIDDAPGLAPKIFRFADVDEFRNAIRGLNFEFTPLVRRIATEQVILRLPGCDVNVTRAFPRVVDAELVADCTAVGFAMDDLEVPIRFNGAQRDCSVIVIGSSGAAYNTIEEVQRQIASVIFRPEVKDRGWPETNSNFKIFETSTSALHWLRKVVREVMAAASEPVDPAEVPLKAAAMKESLIGAVDAAFANVVPARWTVRPNDERQFKTFQDIRALLSDDLSQPIYSEEIARKLGISVRTMHDVVRRYRGMSLHRYLRLRRLWLVRRRLLAGADSVKAVALAFGFWHLSDFSRSYRDQFGETPSQTLVRGRRA; via the coding sequence ATGACCAGCATTGATGATGCGCCCGGGTTGGCGCCAAAGATATTTCGTTTTGCAGACGTCGATGAGTTTCGCAACGCGATCCGCGGTTTGAACTTCGAGTTCACACCGCTCGTGCGAAGGATTGCGACTGAGCAGGTCATTTTGCGTTTGCCCGGCTGCGACGTGAACGTCACGCGTGCGTTTCCGCGTGTGGTAGACGCCGAGCTCGTCGCGGATTGCACGGCGGTCGGATTTGCAATGGACGACCTCGAAGTTCCCATTCGCTTCAACGGCGCACAACGTGACTGCTCGGTCATCGTCATCGGCAGCAGCGGCGCGGCCTACAACACCATCGAGGAGGTGCAGCGGCAAATCGCCTCGGTCATCTTCCGTCCGGAGGTGAAGGACCGCGGCTGGCCCGAGACGAACTCCAATTTCAAGATTTTCGAGACGAGCACATCGGCTCTGCATTGGTTGCGGAAGGTGGTCAGGGAGGTGATGGCCGCCGCGTCCGAGCCCGTCGATCCGGCCGAAGTGCCGCTGAAGGCTGCCGCGATGAAGGAGTCGCTGATCGGCGCAGTCGATGCCGCGTTCGCCAACGTCGTTCCCGCACGATGGACAGTGCGGCCGAACGACGAGCGGCAGTTCAAGACATTTCAGGATATCCGCGCGCTGTTGTCCGACGATCTTTCACAGCCCATCTACAGCGAGGAGATTGCGCGCAAGCTCGGCATTTCCGTCCGCACCATGCATGACGTCGTCCGCCGTTATCGCGGCATGAGCTTGCACCGCTATTTGCGCTTGCGCCGGCTGTGGCTGGTGCGCAGGCGGCTGCTCGCGGGAGCCGACAGCGTCAAGGCCGTGGCGCTGGCGTTCGGCTTCTGGCATCTCAGCGACTTCTCCAGAAGCTATCGCGACCAGTTCGGCGAGACGCCGTCGCAAACGCTGGTGCGTGGGCGAAGGGCGTAG
- a CDS encoding NADPH-dependent FMN reductase, whose product MSNRILVLYGSYRSDRMGIRLANFVIDRLRSRGEEVEFIDAKAIGLPMLDRMYKEYPKGSAPEALEKLAGQIRGADGFVFVTGEYNWGIQPGLKNLTDHFLEEWFWRPAAIASYSAGRLSGARAATAWHGTLSEMGMVVVSSTIGVGPIAQTLSADGEPIGEGGKALERSFPRFADDLMWWIEAGKAQRARKAPPY is encoded by the coding sequence ATGAGCAACCGCATTCTCGTCCTCTACGGATCCTATCGCTCCGACCGCATGGGCATCCGCCTCGCTAATTTCGTCATCGATCGCTTGCGCTCCCGCGGCGAGGAGGTCGAATTCATCGACGCCAAGGCGATCGGCCTGCCGATGCTCGACCGCATGTACAAGGAATATCCAAAGGGCTCGGCGCCCGAGGCGCTGGAGAAGCTGGCCGGGCAGATCCGCGGCGCGGACGGCTTCGTCTTCGTCACCGGCGAGTACAATTGGGGGATCCAGCCCGGCTTGAAGAATCTCACCGACCATTTCCTGGAAGAGTGGTTCTGGCGCCCGGCTGCGATCGCGAGCTATTCGGCCGGCCGCCTGTCCGGCGCGCGCGCGGCGACTGCCTGGCACGGCACGCTCTCGGAGATGGGCATGGTGGTGGTGTCGAGCACCATCGGCGTCGGGCCGATCGCGCAGACGCTGTCGGCAGACGGCGAGCCGATCGGCGAGGGCGGCAAGGCGCTGGAGCGGTCGTTTCCCCGTTTTGCCGACGACCTCATGTGGTGGATCGAGGCGGGCAAGGCGCAGCGGGCGCGCAAGGCGCCGCCTTACTGA
- a CDS encoding LysR family transcriptional regulator, giving the protein MDSSDRIGRLIKLRDLRILMAIADAGSMAKAAAKLRISHPAISNTISDLEGTLGVRLLDRGSRGAVLTAYGEVLLRCGVNIFDEMQQGRRSLEYLSDPNSGEVRLGCTDIILHSLVPTIVRRFSREHPGVQLDVKLTNPGEHQMQELRERRIDLLITRAPARQDDFNSEVLFDEPLVFVVGAHSDLARKRRTALKDIMEANWVLPPYDSPPGALVAAVFRANNISPPKPLIKTIAVQLTVSLIASGEFVGILPTSVAALSAHQSALKVLPLKSSGPLISAEIVFLRNRTLSPAVESFIKCTREVARSLVNIS; this is encoded by the coding sequence ATGGATTCGTCGGATCGAATTGGCCGTCTCATCAAGTTACGCGATCTTCGCATCTTGATGGCGATCGCAGATGCCGGCAGCATGGCGAAGGCAGCCGCAAAATTGAGAATTTCCCATCCTGCGATCTCCAACACGATATCCGACTTGGAAGGTACGCTCGGCGTGCGACTACTGGACCGTGGCTCGCGGGGCGCGGTGCTGACCGCTTATGGAGAAGTTCTGCTCCGATGCGGAGTAAATATATTCGATGAAATGCAACAAGGTCGTCGCTCCCTGGAATATCTTTCTGACCCAAATTCGGGCGAAGTGAGGTTGGGATGCACCGACATCATCCTACACAGCTTGGTGCCGACGATCGTCCGGCGATTTTCCAGGGAGCATCCCGGTGTTCAGCTTGACGTGAAGCTCACTAACCCGGGTGAACATCAAATGCAGGAATTGCGCGAGCGCAGAATTGACCTGCTGATTACCAGAGCCCCGGCGCGGCAAGACGACTTCAATTCCGAGGTCCTGTTCGACGAGCCACTTGTGTTCGTTGTTGGGGCGCACAGTGATCTTGCGCGAAAGCGGCGAACAGCACTCAAGGATATCATGGAAGCTAATTGGGTCCTGCCGCCTTACGACAGTCCGCCGGGTGCACTCGTGGCCGCGGTATTTCGAGCCAACAACATTTCGCCACCGAAGCCGCTGATCAAAACGATCGCTGTTCAGCTCACGGTATCCTTGATTGCGAGCGGAGAATTCGTCGGAATTCTACCGACATCGGTTGCGGCACTGAGCGCTCATCAATCCGCTTTGAAGGTATTGCCGCTAAAGTCCTCAGGCCCCCTAATTTCGGCCGAGATCGTATTTTTGAGGAATCGGACGCTCAGTCCAGCAGTAGAATCATTTATTAAATGTACGCGGGAAGTCGCTAGATCTCTTGTGAATATATCCTAG
- a CDS encoding tripartite tricarboxylate transporter substrate-binding protein: MITRRKFVTSAVGLASVFPGAAWAQQANQATTRMLVGFTAGGAIDVIARMLVDGMKDDFPSFIVDNRPGAGGRVALGALKVGPADGTAMILTPASNFAVFPHVYKKLGYDAFKDFAPVTTVCDFPFLVTVGPMVPADVKTLTDFVSWCRANPKLATYGTAAAGSMLHFTGVALAKAGGFEFVHLPYGGPNGIQDLIGGRIAATIYPTGTALPHVQSGAIRALVTTGPQRSPLLPDVPTVREAGYPMLEAIEWFGVFVPAITPAETVNRLNRAIRSVVRTDAFKANSAKLSVDPAGLTPGEFAQLIKSDFNRWGPIVQASGFSSED; the protein is encoded by the coding sequence ATGATTACCAGACGAAAATTCGTGACGTCCGCGGTTGGCCTAGCTTCGGTCTTTCCCGGTGCGGCATGGGCTCAACAAGCCAACCAGGCCACCACGCGAATGTTGGTCGGCTTCACCGCGGGTGGCGCAATCGATGTCATCGCAAGAATGCTGGTCGATGGAATGAAAGACGACTTCCCTTCGTTTATCGTGGACAACCGCCCCGGAGCAGGCGGACGTGTTGCGCTTGGAGCCCTGAAGGTCGGCCCAGCAGATGGCACGGCGATGATCCTGACACCAGCGTCAAACTTCGCCGTGTTTCCCCACGTCTACAAGAAGCTTGGCTATGATGCGTTCAAGGACTTTGCTCCGGTCACAACCGTTTGCGACTTCCCATTTCTGGTCACAGTGGGACCGATGGTGCCGGCTGACGTGAAGACACTCACCGATTTTGTAAGCTGGTGCAGGGCCAATCCAAAGCTTGCGACCTATGGCACGGCTGCGGCTGGATCAATGCTGCATTTTACCGGCGTAGCCCTAGCTAAAGCCGGCGGTTTCGAATTCGTGCATCTGCCATATGGCGGCCCAAACGGCATCCAAGACCTGATCGGCGGTCGAATTGCCGCAACAATCTACCCGACCGGCACCGCACTTCCGCACGTCCAGTCCGGAGCCATTCGCGCGTTAGTAACAACCGGCCCCCAACGGTCTCCGTTGCTTCCCGATGTGCCGACGGTTCGCGAGGCCGGATATCCTATGCTTGAGGCCATTGAGTGGTTCGGCGTTTTCGTCCCGGCAATCACGCCGGCCGAAACGGTTAACCGCCTAAATCGGGCGATCCGCTCAGTAGTCAGAACCGATGCGTTTAAAGCAAACTCGGCCAAGCTTTCGGTTGACCCGGCAGGGCTCACACCAGGGGAATTTGCACAATTGATTAAATCGGATTTCAACCGCTGGGGGCCGATTGTTCAGGCTTCCGGCTTTTCATCGGAAGATTGA
- a CDS encoding acetylserotonin O-methyltransferase, producing MTDSRLDVLPPHVQLIQMGRAHIVSRIVYAAAKLGLADQLAPGPKSAAELAGPMQVHAPSLHRLMRTLANLGILTERMEQRFALTGLGEALKTGATGSARSAVIFSGSPSSQSGWDHVVYSIQTGKPGFDKAQGVAFFDYLMQHTDDASLFSETMVGLHSQEPTAVAEAYDFSAFKTIVDVGGATGNMLAAVLAQHGGPRGILFDRPHVLQDVPALLDAKSVRERVTIEPGDFFQRVPTGADAYILSHIIHDWNNDQCLTILNHIREAMNAAGRLLLIEMGCRLATRRIRGKYSISRCSSKWGDRSVPKPNTRHFSARRVSV from the coding sequence ATGACAGATAGCCGGCTGGACGTCCTTCCGCCGCACGTTCAATTGATTCAGATGGGCCGTGCCCACATCGTCTCAAGAATCGTCTATGCAGCGGCCAAGCTGGGGCTGGCGGATCAACTCGCCCCCGGACCGAAGAGTGCCGCGGAGCTGGCCGGCCCGATGCAGGTCCATGCGCCTTCGTTGCACAGGCTGATGCGTACGCTGGCGAACCTCGGCATTCTGACCGAGCGAATGGAGCAGCGCTTTGCCCTGACTGGTTTGGGCGAGGCGTTAAAGACAGGCGCGACCGGTTCGGCAAGATCAGCGGTGATATTTTCGGGCAGCCCTTCGTCTCAGAGTGGCTGGGATCACGTGGTCTATTCCATACAGACCGGCAAACCCGGCTTCGATAAAGCGCAGGGCGTGGCATTCTTCGACTACCTCATGCAACATACCGACGACGCCTCGCTGTTCAGCGAGACGATGGTCGGCTTGCATAGCCAGGAGCCTACCGCTGTCGCCGAGGCCTACGATTTTTCAGCCTTCAAGACCATTGTCGACGTCGGTGGGGCAACTGGCAACATGCTGGCGGCTGTGCTTGCCCAACATGGCGGTCCGCGCGGCATCCTGTTCGACCGGCCGCATGTCCTGCAGGACGTACCGGCTTTGCTTGATGCCAAAAGCGTTCGCGAGCGAGTGACGATCGAGCCCGGCGATTTCTTTCAGCGTGTCCCGACCGGCGCGGATGCTTACATACTTTCGCACATCATCCACGACTGGAACAATGATCAGTGTCTTACGATCCTCAATCACATACGCGAAGCGATGAATGCCGCCGGCCGTCTGCTGCTTATTGAAATGGGTTGCCGCTTGGCGACACGCCGCATCCGGGGAAAATACTCGATATCACGATGCTCGTCCAAATGGGGGGACAGGAGCGTACCGAAACCGAATACGCGTCACTTCTCAGCAAGGCGGGTTTCCGTCTAA